In the genome of Pueribacillus theae, one region contains:
- the rpoB gene encoding DNA-directed RNA polymerase subunit beta, which yields MTGQLVQFGRHRQRRTYARINEVLELPNLIEIQTASYQWFLDEGLREMFQDISPIEDFTGNLVLEFVDYSLGEPKYPVEESKERDVTYSAPLRVKVRLINKETGEVKEQEVFMGDFPLMTENGTFIINGAERVIVSQLVRSPSVYYSEKIDKNGKKGFSATVIPNRGAWLEFETDAKDIVYVRIDRTRKIPITVLLRALGFGSDQEIIDLLGEDEFLRNTLEKDTTDNPEKALLEIYERLRPGEPPTVDNAKSLIESRFFDPKRYDLANVGRYKINKKLHIKNRLFNQRLAEQLIDSETGEVLADVGDVLDRRLLDKILPVLEKNVGFRTMRPYGGVVDNEDVNIQSIRIFSPDDADGERVIRVIGNGGIEETVKNITAEDIIASINYFFNLLHGVGNTDDIDHLGNRRLRSVGELLQNQFRIGLSRMERVVRERMSIQDTNVITPQALINIRPVIASIKEFFGSSQLSQFMDQTNPLAELTHKRRLSALGPGGLTRERAGMEVRDVHYSHYGRMCPIETPEGPNIGLINSLSTYAKVNKYGFIETPYRRVDPETGKVTQQIDYLTADEEDNYVVAQANEPLNDDGTFKDESVYARFRGDNAGFRRDQIDYMDVSPKQVVSAATACIPFLENDDSNRALMGANMQRQAVPLLVPESPIVGTGMEHVSAKDSGAAVICKHAGVVERVEASEIWVRRTNVVDGKEVHGELDKYHLLKFVRSNQGTCYNQRPIVSKGDRVEKGEILADGPSMEKGELALGRNVLVGFMTWEGFNYEDAVIMSERLVKDDVYTSIHIEEYESEARDTKLGPEEITRDIPNVGEDALRNLDEKGIIRVGAEVRDGDILVGKVTPKGVTELTAEERLLHAIFGEKAREVRDTSLRVPHGGDGIVLDVKVFNREDGDELPPGVNQLVRVYIVQKRKIHEGDKMAGRHGNKGVISKILPEEDMPYLPDGTPIDVMLNPLGVPSRMNIGQVLELHLGMAARQLNMHVATPVFDGANEMDVWETLEEAGLPRDGKTILYDGRTGEPFDNRISVGVMYMIKLAHMVDDKLHARSTGPYSLVTQQPLGGKAQFGGQRFGEMEVWALEAYGAAYTLQEILTVKSDDVVGRVKTYEAIVKGENVPEPGVPESFKVLIKELQSLSMDVKILSGDDEEIEMKELDDEDDPSSEKLNLEMEPVETTE from the coding sequence TTGACAGGTCAACTCGTTCAGTTCGGACGCCACCGACAAAGAAGAACTTACGCTAGAATCAATGAAGTGTTAGAACTTCCGAATCTCATTGAGATTCAAACGGCTTCCTATCAATGGTTTCTTGATGAGGGTTTGCGCGAGATGTTTCAAGATATCTCTCCAATAGAAGATTTCACCGGAAATCTCGTGTTGGAGTTTGTCGACTACAGTCTTGGTGAACCGAAATACCCAGTTGAAGAATCGAAAGAGCGTGATGTTACGTATTCTGCGCCGTTGCGCGTGAAAGTCCGGCTTATTAATAAAGAAACCGGAGAAGTAAAAGAACAGGAAGTATTTATGGGAGATTTCCCATTAATGACTGAAAACGGGACTTTCATTATTAATGGTGCTGAACGTGTCATCGTTTCTCAGCTTGTCCGTTCACCAAGTGTCTATTATAGTGAAAAAATAGATAAAAACGGGAAAAAAGGCTTTTCTGCTACCGTCATTCCAAACCGCGGGGCATGGCTTGAATTTGAAACAGATGCGAAGGATATTGTTTATGTAAGAATCGATCGCACGAGAAAGATTCCAATCACTGTTTTGCTTAGAGCATTGGGGTTTGGCTCTGATCAAGAAATCATCGATCTTCTTGGAGAAGATGAGTTTTTAAGAAATACGCTAGAAAAAGACACAACAGACAATCCAGAGAAAGCGTTGCTTGAGATTTACGAGCGATTGCGCCCTGGAGAGCCTCCAACGGTCGATAATGCGAAAAGTCTAATTGAATCACGCTTTTTTGATCCGAAGCGTTACGACTTGGCTAACGTTGGCCGCTACAAGATTAATAAAAAACTCCACATCAAAAATCGGCTGTTTAACCAACGCTTAGCAGAACAGCTAATAGACTCTGAAACAGGAGAAGTGCTTGCTGACGTTGGAGATGTGCTAGATCGAAGATTACTTGACAAAATTTTACCTGTGCTGGAAAAGAATGTAGGCTTCCGGACAATGCGTCCTTACGGCGGCGTTGTGGATAATGAAGATGTAAATATACAATCAATCCGCATTTTTTCACCTGATGATGCGGATGGCGAGCGTGTCATTCGAGTCATCGGAAATGGCGGTATTGAGGAAACGGTAAAAAACATTACAGCGGAAGACATTATTGCATCCATTAATTACTTCTTTAATTTGCTTCACGGCGTTGGAAATACAGATGATATCGATCATTTAGGCAACCGCCGCCTCCGCTCTGTTGGGGAATTATTGCAAAACCAATTTAGAATTGGTTTATCGCGGATGGAGCGTGTCGTCCGTGAACGGATGTCTATCCAAGATACAAATGTCATCACTCCTCAGGCGTTAATTAATATTCGTCCGGTGATTGCATCCATTAAAGAATTTTTTGGAAGCTCCCAGCTTTCGCAGTTTATGGATCAGACGAATCCGCTAGCTGAGCTGACGCATAAACGCCGTTTGTCGGCGCTTGGGCCTGGCGGTCTTACACGCGAGCGTGCAGGAATGGAAGTTCGTGACGTTCATTACTCTCACTACGGCCGCATGTGCCCGATTGAAACACCGGAAGGCCCGAATATCGGCTTGATTAATTCGCTTTCAACTTATGCGAAAGTAAATAAATACGGATTCATTGAAACGCCGTACCGGCGCGTCGATCCGGAAACGGGCAAAGTCACACAGCAAATTGACTATTTGACGGCTGATGAAGAAGACAATTACGTCGTTGCGCAAGCAAACGAACCTTTGAATGATGACGGCACGTTCAAAGACGAAAGTGTTTACGCGCGTTTTCGGGGAGACAATGCGGGCTTCAGGCGCGATCAAATCGACTATATGGACGTATCGCCAAAACAAGTTGTTTCCGCCGCGACCGCATGTATTCCATTCTTAGAGAATGACGACTCTAACCGCGCCCTAATGGGTGCGAACATGCAACGCCAAGCGGTTCCTTTGCTTGTGCCTGAGTCCCCGATTGTCGGAACAGGAATGGAGCATGTTTCAGCAAAAGACTCGGGTGCTGCGGTCATCTGCAAGCATGCTGGAGTAGTTGAACGTGTTGAAGCCTCCGAAATTTGGGTAAGGCGAACCAATGTTGTTGACGGAAAAGAAGTGCATGGTGAGCTTGATAAATACCATTTGCTGAAATTTGTCCGTTCGAATCAGGGAACATGCTACAACCAACGCCCGATTGTATCGAAAGGCGACCGTGTGGAAAAAGGTGAAATTCTTGCTGATGGCCCTTCAATGGAAAAAGGGGAGTTGGCACTCGGAAGAAATGTTCTTGTTGGCTTTATGACATGGGAAGGCTTTAACTATGAGGATGCCGTCATCATGAGTGAAAGGCTTGTGAAAGACGATGTATATACATCGATTCATATTGAAGAATATGAATCGGAAGCTCGCGACACAAAGCTCGGCCCGGAAGAAATTACAAGAGACATCCCGAACGTCGGTGAAGACGCGCTCAGAAACCTGGATGAAAAAGGGATCATCCGCGTCGGAGCGGAAGTACGAGACGGAGATATTCTTGTAGGAAAAGTAACGCCAAAAGGAGTAACGGAATTAACGGCGGAAGAACGCCTTTTGCACGCCATTTTCGGCGAGAAGGCAAGAGAAGTTCGCGATACTTCGCTTCGCGTTCCACATGGCGGAGACGGAATTGTCCTTGATGTAAAAGTGTTTAACCGAGAAGACGGAGATGAACTCCCTCCTGGCGTCAACCAGCTTGTCCGTGTTTATATCGTTCAAAAGAGGAAAATCCATGAAGGCGACAAAATGGCCGGACGCCACGGAAACAAAGGGGTAATCTCGAAAATTTTGCCTGAAGAAGATATGCCTTACTTGCCTGACGGAACACCGATTGACGTTATGCTCAATCCACTCGGTGTACCATCCCGTATGAACATCGGGCAAGTGCTTGAGCTTCATCTGGGAATGGCGGCTAGGCAGTTGAACATGCATGTTGCCACGCCTGTCTTTGACGGTGCGAATGAAATGGACGTATGGGAAACGCTTGAAGAAGCGGGACTGCCGAGGGATGGAAAAACCATTCTGTACGATGGCCGAACAGGAGAGCCGTTTGATAATCGTATCTCGGTTGGCGTCATGTACATGATCAAGCTTGCCCATATGGTTGATGATAAACTTCATGCGCGTTCTACAGGCCCTTATTCACTTGTGACACAACAGCCTCTTGGAGGAAAAGCACAATTCGGAGGGCAGCGCTTTGGTGAGATGGAAGTATGGGCGCTTGAAGCTTACGGTGCTGCTTATACCCTTCAAGAGATCCTTACTGTTAAATCTGATGACGTCGTTGGGCGTGTGAAGACATATGAGGCAATTGTCAAAGGTGAGAATGTACCTGAACCGGGCGTTCCGGAATCGTTCAAGGTTTTGATCAAGGAACTTCAGAGCCTCAGTATGGATGTAAAAATTCTATCCGGCGATGATGAAGAGATCGAAATGAAAGAACTTGACGATGAAGATGATCCTTCGAGTGAAAAGTTAAACTTGGAAATGGAACCGGTGGAAACCACCGAGTAA